Proteins from a genomic interval of Lycium ferocissimum isolate CSIRO_LF1 chromosome 2, AGI_CSIRO_Lferr_CH_V1, whole genome shotgun sequence:
- the LOC132039082 gene encoding uncharacterized protein LOC132039082, with protein MEINLLTWLDLLLKKNQIFGEAAAGLYLLRSDTSSSSPIKSNQFSNSLLPNPHAQSKYVESSDQSVFASPKTHAQSELVESNEESLFNVSEKTLSPDICTESYINAKDNVSEFFDSHKLWHYRLGHLSRSSMKYIKEILIQHNNKHEFPCDICPMERHCKLPFPSKQITTTDPFHMIHIDPWGPYKTQTY; from the exons ATGGAAATCAATTTGCTAACATGGCTA GACCTTCTTCTCAAGAAGAATCAGATTTTTGGTGAAGCTGCAGCAGGACTTTATCTACTGAGAAGTGACACATCCAGTTCCTCACCTATCAAGTCTAATCAGTTTTCTAATTCTCTTTTACCTAATCCACATGCTCAGTCCAAGTATGTAGAGTCTAGTGATCAGTCTGTTTTTGCTTCACCTAAGACACATGCTCAGTCCGAGCTTGTAGAGTCTAATGAAGAGTCTTTGTTTAATGTTTCTGAGAAAACTTTGAGTCCTGATATCTGTACTGAATCTTACATCAATGCGAAAGACAATGTTTCTGAATTTTTTGATTCTCATAAATTATGGCATTATCGACTTGGACATTTATCTCGTAGTTctatgaaatacattaaggaaatTCTAATCCAACATAACAACAAACATGAATTCCCTTGTGACATTTGCCCTATGGAAAGACATTGCAAACTTCCATTCCCAAGTAAACAAATAACCACTACAGATCCTTTTCACATGATCCACATAGACCCTTGGGGGCCTTATAAGACTCAGACATATtga